A region of the Perognathus longimembris pacificus isolate PPM17 chromosome 7, ASM2315922v1, whole genome shotgun sequence genome:
GTGTCACTAAGCCCAGTCTAACCTCCCGTTCTATTAGAAAACGGATTGGACAACAGATAAGCACACCTTCGTGTTCTACTGGAAAGAAGTGCAGAGTTTTTTCTAGCAGCCCTGGGGTGGAGCTCTGGGCCCAAGGGGGCTGGCATGCCAAGCCCGGCAGCAGTGACATTTACATACTGGAGAAAACCTTTATTTgagcaacaacaaaactaaaacaaaaagagaattcCAGTGCTTTATCTAGATGTGAAGGGGTGGAGAATAAGAACCTTGAGACCTTTTGATTTCTGCTGAGTTGAAACCACCCATCCCTTTATGTTCCCTGTTTCTATCCTTAaaaagggcagagagagagagggagagagagagagagagagagagagagagagagagagagtgtgtgtgtgtgtgtgtgtgtgtgtgtgtactgggacttgaattcagggcctaagcactgtccctggcttcctttttgctcaaggctagcactctgccacttgagccacagcgccacttctggccgttttctgtatatgtggtgctggggaatcgaacccagggcctcatgtatacgaggcaagctctctcgccactaggccatatccccagccccccttagcttttttttttttttttttttttaaagttgtcagttgtagaacttgaactctggggcctgggtggtgACGCTTCTAATGGGCTcctcccccccaagggaggggaccacaatgtaatggggtctgagggtgggggtatcccccatccctccaagagaccaccactcagagacagtctcaagtaaaaagatggatttattggggaagcaaaaagtatacCGACCGGCCAGGGCCATGGCCCAGACTGGGGAGGTGGGACCACGTGCCCCGGGCCAAGCTCGGGGtcgggttctaaaggcaaacacctcatggtcaagcctgccacacacaggtggccaatgaggttacaacacttacagagcatgccaggtcacacgcaggtggccaatggagttaaagTCtacctcatagcaactgtttgaaccagcctatcattttttttttggccagtcctgggccttggactcagggcccaagcaccgtccctggcttcttcccgctcaaggctagcactctgccacttgagccacagcgccacttctgtccgttttctgtatatgtggtgctggggaatcgaacctagggcctcgtgtatccgaggcaggcactcttgccactaggctatatccccagccccagcctatcATTTTTGTTAgacttggtgcatggatttggcggggctcacttgACGCAGGCGGATAGGCCTactcattggagggcacaggttgaaccttgaaccttccactactcaggtggtcaagcagtttacacaatcttatcataaggaaggggaacttccctggatagggcgggggagatcttagtgaagatggagttggcttctgctctctttaactagtctgagatggagtcaatctgacacccctcaacagccagtgatggtgctggccagatctgacctccatattacaacactgagcttctttgtgccaaagctagtgctctaccccctgggcacagggccacttccacttctgagtggttaattggagataagaatctagtgctggctgggcatatggcctagtggcaagagtgctcgcctcgtatacatgaagccctgggttcaattccccagcaccacatatatagaaaatggccagaagtggtgctgtgggtcaaatggcaaagtgctagccttgagcaaaaaaagaagccagggacagtgctcaggccctgagtccaaggcccaggactggacaaaaaaaagtcaggtgctGACTTTTctaccaccatcctcagatctcacctgttGTAGGgtgcagagctgactccatcgtggttagggaaacatggtaggaaatgtcgGGGGGAGTAGAGTTGACTCCATCTTATTAGGTCAACCTTACCCCaaagttctgcttctgtaaatagcttgcttaacttgtttgttgcttgctctaccccctgcgtcaagcccctacatctgtgctacacttttacctttataagccccaatttgaggactgctgggGGCACGATGGCAGCTCCCaggtctgcactgtgtccctggccggtcagcctacTTTTCATGGTCGAAgtttagctcccgagtctgtgctgcgtccctggccggtcagttcactttatgcttccccaataaatccatctttttgcttgagactgtctctgaatggtggactcttggagggacaggaaccccctccctcgaaccctgtaacatcagcctcctgagtagctaggattctaggtgtgagccaccagtgtctgcctccctttgctttcttgttcaaggctcataccctgccatttgagctacagctccatatcCAGCATCTGAGGAGTTGATtgaaaataagggtctcatggacgtCCATGCTCAGCTGTCTTTGAACATTTattctctaatctcagcctcataagtagctaggattatagggttaCATGCATGAACCACAGATGactccttttttctctgtttttgtcagatttagggcttgaactcggggcctagacactgtccctggcttccttttgctcaaggctagtagcactctaccacttgagccacagcaccacttctggccttttctatttatgtggtagtaaggaatcaaacccagggcttcatgcatgcgaggcaaggactctacggctaagccataTCTCCATCCCCTCTACAGGTTTTTgaatagttacttggagataagagtctcaccatgactcttctgcccaagctggctttgaactgggatcctcatagctcagcctcctgagtggctaagatcacagggatgagccacctgTGACTGAGTGTTGTTTTGTTCCTTGAGATGTGGGCCTGGATTCCTGGACTCCAATGAACCTCCTGTCCCAAACTCCAAATGTCTGGGACTAAGCTATTGTGCCTAAGGTCTCAGAGTCAGCTTGCCAGTTAAGTCCCCACCCTGTGTCCCaactgtaatgcccagatttcaaggcccccaaagacaaccatcagtgtccagagtcaaagccaaaccgcaagggtcgtttattacgaGTTCGAACCCGGtcccgtttcccccccccccccccccccccccccccccgccgcactcattgtcagtgacgctgagaggccccgagcacaattccagcacagcttttatagacaagtacagggaagatgaggaagacccctggttacaagtacatgattgtctgacatttgccctagtttactggtcgcctcaggattggcctgggttttcccgccGAACGTATGGGCCAGAcggccttaaccttggggtacagattcaggtgggcctccaggagtggtcacgtagccacattcctggagccagatggttctcatctcttgtgcccagatccaTCCCCCTATAGAGGTTGATTGGCCCCTGGCCCTCCTCCTGAACCTTCTCGGAGCAGGCGCCCTATACTCTCCTCTGCCCGTCATTTCAGACCTCTGCACATCTCATCATTGGATCTGCAAGGGTGAGCACTGACCTGTCTCTAtgagcttcccccctcccccccccccccccccccgctttccttTTGTTCTGGAAAGACCAGATACCTGGCAGGGGAATGCTCCCATTGACTGGTCTCAGGGGGTGACAACCCCTTGAGGCATTTCCTACTAGAAATTCTTCTGTGCTCCCCAAGAATGCCCAGAGCAACAGAAAATTCCTCTACCAGAATCTCAACTGCCACCCTCTGCCTAGAATGGGTCCCTCTCATACGAAACCTCCTCAAAACACCATTTGGGGCTCTTAATCGCCATGAAACCCGAGTCTATTTTCTAATATGACATGGCCTCAATACCAGTTGGACCATGGGTCTCAATGGCCTCAGAATGATACCTTCAACTttagtttgactttttttttttttttggccagtcgtgggccttggactcagggcctgaacactgtccctggcttctttctgcccagggatagcacttgagccacagcaccacttctggccattttctatatatgtggtgctgaggaatcgaacccagggcttcatgtatacgagcctcTAGCTTCGACTTTAGTATCCTCAGAGACCTGGATAATTCCTGTCACTGAAGTGGCAAAGCTGGAGAAATTCCTGATGCTCAGGCTTTTTCCTGCTCCTCTCCCTGACCCGACCCTGCCATTCTACCCCGCTGACCGGTCTCCTTCCTCCACATTCCCCACGCAACCCCACATCTcaatctcctccttcctctccaccaCCCTGCCAACCCCTGCCTTCTTCCTCTACTCCCCCCGCCCCTTCACTGCCCCCTCCCTCTACTTCACCCCCACCGCCGCACTGCCCATTAACCATCGGCTGTGGCACCAGCCCACCTCTTTTCCCTTCAAGAGGCGGCTGGCACTGAAGGCGATGTTCACGTTCacattcctttctccctctgaCCTGTCCCAAATGGATGTTTAAACACCTCAATCCAAAACGTGTTGGTCAGGAAGCTATGCTTTGCTTTCCCCGATGACATGGTCTTCTACCCCCTCCATAGCCTTGACCAGACTGCACACGTCTGGCAAGTATGACAAGTTGAGGGAGGTAATTCAGTGTACCAGTGAGGCTCCCAGTCAATTTTTGAGCTATTTGGCAAACACCTCCCACCGCTTCACCCACACTGACCCATCCACTCCTGTGGGCATGGCTCTCCTccattcccattttatttctcagtcctccttgatttaaaaaaaaaaaaaaaaaactaaaaaagctGTGGATGGCCCCAACACTTCCCCCCACCCAAGAGGGACACCTCCCCCTCCATATCCTCACCAGACTCCCTTTCCATACCAAAAACCAAaatgactctttaaaaaaaattgcaatcaAGTCTAGCCACATTACAATACTCTAAGAGAACTGAACATTTCTGGCAATGTAGTGGTAAATGGTCAGAGGTGCCATACATTCAGGTTCTCTTTCCTCTACTTGCTCATCCTTCTGTCTCTCAAGTAAACTCTCTGTTGACCTTCACCCTACTGCCTGCCAGGCCTGCATGTGGCTGACCCAGTGGGCATCAGCCTTCCCACCCATCTCCTCTGGAAAATtaactttgtcttgtatatgtagTAGGAGCAGATCGGGTTCTTGGGTGCTCTCTCACACTTGAATGGCCTGGTCTTCTTTGTGCTTTGCAGGAATTTAGGAGAAGTGCTGCCTCCTCTCCTTAAAAATCTGGTTTGGGTACCTTTCCAAGTTCTCTTTACAGGCCCTGGAGATCAATACCTAGGATAGTGGGTTTTCATGTGACCACTCTTCCACCTAGCTAATTCCTCCACCCATGAATATTCAAAGGTCAATTTGTATGCTAATGTGTCCTTTTTACCAATgttgttttaaacatttttttgttgttatagttGTTGTTCTGGTTAATCTATATTTAAGTGTGgagattcttttaaattttgttcattGTTGGCAAAAGTTTTGCATCTTGAGTTTTGTCTTGTATTTGGTTTGGTGTTGCCTATttttctagcattgaccatgtggctCTATCATGCAATGGGCAAAATgtcttttgccactggaattccagaaaacttatggccatctttcatttttaaaacataagtgtgggctggggatgtggcttggtggtagagtgcttgcctagcatgcatgacgccctgggttcgattccttagtaccacataaatagaaaaggccaaaagtggtgctgtggctcaagtagtagagtgctaaccttggccTAAAAATCTCAGAGAgtagccagaccctgagttcaagccctaagactggccaataaaaaaacccaaaacaaaacaaaacaaaaaatcaaaaaaaaacccaccagagtGCCTTAAAACCTttgtgcacaagtgtgtgtgaacatgttcaagttcAAAATAACCTCATTTCAATACATAAAAACTGTCGCAGGAAGGCCCCCCCATAGGGCATCAATCACATCTAGGTATTTGCTGGACTAGTTTTCTAAGGATTTGtgagcattttctatttttaatgcaggtactgaggctttaacttagggccttggctctgtcccttagccttttcctttctcagctgtcactctaccacttgacacagctCCGTGTCTGAAGCTCTGTCTGTCTGAATGAAaggctaatgggagataagtgACTCAAGGATTTTCTTGCTGTTTCTGCCTTGAAACTGCTATCCTTAGAGCATTACAGATGtttagccactagtgcctagcttcattagtatttttccccctttttttaagGAATAGGGCATGAATGCAGggtttgggcactatccctgagcatttttgctcaagtctagcacactACCAATTTAAACTACTGGTTCACTTCAGGTTTGGGGAAAGAAATTCAGATCATTgtagataaagtctcacagactttcccaccatggcaggctttgaattgggatcctcaaagcttaaccttctgagtagctaggattacaaacacgaGCCAGACTGGCACCCTGCTAGcaataacttatttattgtcataaaGTAAAATGAACATAGTAAGTGACTTCATCAGGATGAGGCCATTTCCATAGAACCTTTCAGGAAAACCAGAATTTCTTGTTGTTCCTGCCAGATTGAACCCACTCCATTCAGATTCCTTTGATGAGACCACAGGACCAAGGAGATTAGGGTGTCCAGAACTCCCCACATCACGTTCCTGGCGTTTAAACTAGAAAGCAGAGAGACTTGTCCTCTCCTTTCTTTATCTCTGGAAAATGGCATGGGGTTTGTGTCCTCTCTAGAAGGTAACAGTGTCCTAAAGGAGACACTCCAGTTCATTTCTAAGGGACCATAAGGAAACAGCATAAACTAATGATGTACACAAAACTCACAGTGTATCCCTGGAGCGGGATATTCCTCTGTGAATACCCAGTTGCCACTGGGGACCAGGCTATAGAATTGGCACTTTTTACAGCCCATACAGGAGTGGGTACAGATCTGGACATTGTGGGCTGGCTGTATGTCCCTCAGGATCTGCTGCAAGCCCACGCAGACCTGGGCAAATCTCTCCTTGTTCACTTCACACCAGTACAGACATTGGTGGTGATAGCTCTCCATCGGGGCCGGATACAGCCCTCCGCTTAACTTGCTCAGCCTGGCTGTGTGGCTCAGCAGGTTCTGCAGGGCCACCATGGAGATGGGGTTCCCATAGAAACTGAACAAGCTGAGCCgggagcactggctcagggtgggcaggagggcagagagctgggcatcagtgatcCCACAGTGCTCTAAGGCCAGGGCCTCTAGGGTGCCAGCCACTCTCCCCAGCAGAGCTCGGAGGAGCCCAGGTCTGTAGTCACCCAAATACACACTCCTGAGACGCAGGTGCTTGAGCTGACTGGTGGAGGGACACAGGGACAGACACCTCAAGTCTGATTCTTTCAGAGGACACGAACTCAAAGACAGAGTCGTCAAGGGCTTCAGGTTCCTGAAGAGAGAACAGAATGACTGGGGTAAATGGTGATGGTAAGAACAGACTCGGGTAGGCGATGGTCATCAGAGCTGTCCTGGTGCACTGATGGAGACCAAGCACAGAATGCTGCTGGCTGAGACCCCTGTCACTCCACCGCCCCCAGGCTGATGCCGGTCAGAGCCCCCGGAGCCGGGCTCAGGCCTcctctccagcctcctccccccactgTCTGGCCCCACAACTGGGCTTCCTGCCCACAGGGCCCACTCACCCCTGCAGCTCAGCAAAGCCTCCTTTGCTGTTCCCTTGCTTCAGGATCCTCATACCCTCCCAGTGTGGATCCTGTGAGCTCAGATTGGCTTTCTACGGAGGAACTGACACCCTACATAGATCCCCACAATGGGCTTCCTCCCCTGCGCATGCTCTCAGAACGCACCCTGCTTTCTGATGTCATTGAGAAAGCAGGTGAGAAATGAACAGCATGCTCAGGAGGATATGCctcttcctgtccccccccccccacaggtgaGGCCTGTTCATATCTATCCAACCCAAGGCTGGCTCTGGCCCATGTGCtcactgagctattttgctcaagtctagcattctaccactttgaactactgCTTCACTTCAGGTTTGGGGGGAAGGAATGCagataattgtagataaaagtctcacaggggctgggaacttggcttagcggtagagtgcttgcctagcatgcatgaagccctgggttcaattccccagcaccacataagcagaaaaagccagaagtggtgctgtggctcaagtggcagagtgctagccttgagcaaaaagaagccagggacagtgctcaggccctgagtccaagccccaggactggcaaaaaaaaaaagaaaaaaaaagtctcacaggccaggctctggtggctcatgcctgtaatcctagctactcaggaggctgagatctgaggatcacagttcaaagccagcatgggatggaaagtttgtgagacttatttccagttgactaccagaaaacaggaagttcactgtggctcaagtggaagagtggtagccttgagctgaagagctcagggaccgtgccaaggtccagagttcaagacccaggaccaaagaaaacaaagtcttacagactttgctatgctagttggctttgaattggaatCCTCACCTGAAGACCTTGGCCAGCTTTTCATAATGGAATAATAAGGCTTCCTTCATATAAAATTGGGGATAGTCATGATGCACCAGTTGGAGAAAATGTTTGTATAAATTAAAGCCAGAAGTACAATGTTCCATGTTCATCTTTGAGAGAGAAAGGATGCGAAGGTTCTTCATTCGGATCAGATAAGGAAACATCTTTTCCATTGTCTTAGGATCCCACAAGCCATCCATCAGCAGCTCCTGGATGGATTCCAGATGAAGCACAGGCAGAATGCTTTTTATCTGAGAGATGGCGTCGAAGGTGAGGTGAGACAGAATCTGCACCTTCTTAGAACACAGTTGAACGCggccttttctttcctctgtccacCGGACCAAGTGGGCTATGACACAATACTGGGGGTCATCACTGATGACAACATCTATGAAAATCCTGAAGGGCGGCTCCTCTGTCATCTCTGGATGGTGATTGGCTGCTGGCTCTTCAGTCAGGTCCACCACTGAGCAGGCTCGAGACATCGCTATATATCCTGAGGTCCAGATGTTCAGGGATTGATTCCACAGATCTAGCACCTGCAGTTTGCATCTACTGGAGGAGACAAAGGGCAATCTCAGAACAGGCTCTCTGCTTACATTTGATCTAGATAAGATAGCCTGCCATATTTCCTCTTGTTCTTtccaggtttctttctttctgtcttttttctttttactgtgcaCTAGGGATGGGGCCTGAAGGCAGGGCCTCAGCACCGTGTCTTCAGTTATTCCAGTCAAGActtgtggctctaccacttgcaccacatctctgctctggtattcttTTGTGGCTAACTAGGGAAGAGAACCTCAGGtactttcttgaccaggctgactttgaacagggatcctcaacatctcagcctcccaagtagctaagattacaggagtgagccactggtttctTCCCCTTTTCCAAACTTATCCACTTCTGCCACTTATGGGATGAGGTAGGTAAGGGATCCTACAGCCATGCCTGCACCCCTCCCCAGcagcccccccaacacacacacgccCTCTTCCACGAGGAGCTCAGCACTGAGCCCCGTGATCCCCTGGCCCTTGGGTCTCTCATGGGTCTACCCCACTCTCCCTGACTCCGATGTCTCATCCCTGGGCTCCGGGGTCCTCCCTTGCCAGCAACCCAGGTCCCCCTTACCTGGGCCGCACTTGCTGCTTCAGCAGCATATCAAGCCCCTCCAGGATGACTTTTAACATCTCCAGGTCTTCTCTGCCCAGCAGAGCCCCCAGAGGGAGGCGGggaaagggccaggcctgcaccatggccttcagcaccgcCATGCGTCTCTTGACAACGACATCTATGAACAGTGTAGGGAAGAGAGCCACGGGAAGATCCTCCAGAGCAGAGACGGCCAAGGCCTCGTCCTCCAGCAGGTTCTGCATCGCCAGCTGCTGCAGTGTGGGCGGCGGCATGGTGCTCAGTGTGGGGGGCCTGCAGGGGAGAGATCCTGGGGTAGCAGCCAGCACGAGCTATGTGTTCCAGCCCAAGCTTCCTCAGAGAGAACTCAGCTCAAAGTCAGTGTCAGTGCTCCATCATGGGGAGAGATTTCAGTTCATGCCTTTCCACTTAGCCCCGATGCCCACACAGGTGCAGCTGTGGGGGGCAGGGCAGCAGGATGCTCCCCAGA
Encoded here:
- the LOC125355634 gene encoding PRAME family member 8-like, which gives rise to MWQSALGEGPISEVVLSTGLTTLCMELPWLSNSLKLKTHGAYCLWASSIQAKVSKKKERGERLDKPPTLSTMPPPTLQQLAMQNLLEDEALAVSALEDLPVALFPTLFIDVVVKRRMAVLKAMVQAWPFPRLPLGALLGREDLEMLKVILEGLDMLLKQQVRPRCKLQVLDLWNQSLNIWTSGYIAMSRACSVVDLTEEPAANHHPEMTEEPPFRIFIDVVISDDPQYCVIAHLVRWTEERKGRVQLCSKKVQILSHLTFDAISQIKSILPVLHLESIQELLMDGLWDPKTMEKMFPYLIRMKNLRILSLSKMNMEHCTSGFNLYKHFLQLVHHDYPQFYMKEALLFHYEKLAKVFRNLKPLTTLSLSSCPLKESDLRCLSLCPSTSQLKHLRLRSVYLGDYRPGLLRALLGRVAGTLEALALEHCGITDAQLSALLPTLSQCSRLSLFSFYGNPISMVALQNLLSHTARLSKLSGGLYPAPMESYHHQCLYWCEVNKERFAQVCVGLQQILRDIQPAHNVQICTHSCMGCKKCQFYSLVPSGNWVFTEEYPAPGIHYVCSLVKAMEGVEDHVIGESKA